The Herminiimonas arsenitoxidans genome window below encodes:
- a CDS encoding sensor domain-containing diguanylate cyclase, with product MTKQPSPTSPVAKKHSLKRAALAFGILVTFFFVAFMVWNSWNARVTVLRQAETSTTNMTRALAQNANDIIGSVDNVIVGLVEILETEKLDAPHLERIHQFMQQRVSEIPLLHGLFVYDETGRWVVNSQQELMKHLNNADREYFIYHRNSSDRGPHIGPPVRSRSTGDWIVTISRRLNHPDGSFAGVMLATVEMAYFRSFYESFDIGNSGAIVLLSDTGTLLVRNPFNEEIIGKDFSKGPLYQEYLSNGQPSGSAMLVAKVDNIERLYSYRHLDAYPLIISAALSKKEILANWRHQTMRLAAGASLVIALLWFLGLRLARQIAIEEQTQTELGKAKEDLERKNEELAALALQDGLTGLANRRRFDVALEAEYARAMRNAEPLALIILDVDRFKQYNDTYGHLQGDECLKKIAQALMSIPARPGDLVARYGGEEFAVLLPATSAHGAVSVAERIRCAVLDLGLTHTSNAGGIVSISAGAAAITPLRNSTPQDLIRIADKALYVAKAEGRNRVSLSETT from the coding sequence TTGACCAAGCAACCCTCTCCCACAAGCCCTGTAGCAAAGAAGCACTCGCTCAAACGCGCTGCGCTTGCATTTGGCATCCTGGTGACATTTTTCTTTGTCGCGTTCATGGTGTGGAATAGCTGGAATGCGCGTGTCACGGTGCTGCGGCAGGCAGAGACATCCACCACCAACATGACGCGCGCATTGGCACAGAACGCCAACGACATCATAGGCAGTGTCGATAATGTGATCGTCGGTCTGGTCGAAATTCTGGAAACAGAAAAACTGGATGCGCCTCATCTCGAACGCATACATCAATTCATGCAACAGCGCGTATCAGAAATCCCCCTCTTACACGGGCTCTTTGTCTATGACGAAACAGGGCGATGGGTGGTCAATTCGCAGCAGGAGCTGATGAAGCACTTGAATAACGCGGATCGCGAATACTTCATCTATCACCGCAACTCCAGCGATCGCGGCCCGCACATCGGCCCACCTGTACGCAGCCGTTCAACCGGCGACTGGATAGTCACCATTTCACGCAGATTAAATCACCCCGACGGCAGCTTTGCCGGCGTCATGTTGGCAACCGTCGAAATGGCTTATTTCAGATCTTTTTATGAGAGTTTTGATATTGGGAATTCAGGTGCGATCGTACTATTAAGTGACACCGGTACCTTACTCGTACGTAATCCATTCAATGAAGAAATCATCGGTAAAGACTTCTCAAAAGGCCCGCTTTATCAGGAGTATCTGTCCAACGGACAGCCTTCAGGGAGCGCGATGCTTGTAGCCAAAGTCGACAATATCGAACGTTTGTACAGCTATCGTCATCTCGACGCCTATCCCCTTATTATTTCGGCCGCCTTATCGAAAAAAGAAATTCTTGCCAACTGGCGGCATCAAACCATGCGATTGGCAGCAGGCGCCAGTTTGGTGATTGCTTTACTCTGGTTCCTGGGATTGCGTCTGGCACGTCAGATCGCCATAGAAGAACAAACCCAAACTGAACTGGGAAAAGCAAAAGAAGATCTGGAAAGAAAAAATGAAGAGCTCGCCGCATTGGCGCTACAAGATGGCTTGACTGGCCTGGCAAACCGCCGTCGATTCGACGTGGCACTAGAGGCAGAATATGCACGTGCCATGCGCAACGCAGAACCGCTTGCGCTGATCATTCTTGATGTCGATCGCTTCAAACAGTACAACGACACTTACGGCCATTTGCAAGGTGATGAATGCCTGAAAAAAATTGCGCAGGCATTGATGTCCATACCTGCACGTCCTGGCGATCTGGTTGCACGCTACGGTGGTGAAGAATTTGCAGTATTACTCCCCGCCACCAGTGCCCACGGCGCAGTCTCGGTCGCAGAACGGATACGCTGCGCAGTCCTTGATCTAGGACTCACGCATACATCTAACGCAGGCGGCATCGTCAGTATCAGTGCCGGCGCTGCAGCCATCACGCCCCTACGCAACAGTACCCCTCAGGATTTGATACGTATCGCAGACAAGGCGCTGTATGTGGCCAAGGCAGAAGGCCGCAATCGCGTGTCGTTGAGTGAGACGACATAA
- a CDS encoding ABC transporter ATP-binding protein, translated as MSSFALELIDVHKSFGKAEIIRGVNLQLPQGQRFALIGPNGAGKSTLFNLISGRFPVTGGDILLNGSSIVRRKPYEINRLGLSRSFQITNIFHRLSVYENLRCAVLWSLGYRYSFWQRLNGLKDANERTEHVLEEIGLQARRHVEADLLTYAEQRALEIGITIAGGANVILLDEPTAGMSRSESDAAVELIHKVTVGKTLLMVEHDMDVVFGLADQIAVLVYGEIIACDTPGNIRNNALVQEAYLGNTITTAGAL; from the coding sequence ATGAGCAGCTTTGCACTTGAACTGATAGATGTACACAAGAGCTTTGGCAAGGCGGAAATCATACGCGGCGTCAATTTGCAGTTGCCGCAAGGTCAACGCTTCGCTTTGATAGGGCCGAATGGCGCGGGTAAATCGACCTTGTTCAATTTGATCTCTGGCCGTTTTCCAGTTACTGGCGGCGATATCTTGTTGAATGGTTCAAGCATCGTCAGACGCAAGCCTTATGAAATTAATCGACTCGGCTTGTCGCGCAGCTTCCAGATCACGAATATCTTCCATCGCCTGAGTGTGTATGAAAACCTGCGTTGCGCTGTACTGTGGTCACTTGGTTATCGCTATTCATTCTGGCAAAGACTGAATGGTTTGAAAGATGCGAACGAACGCACGGAGCATGTGCTGGAAGAAATCGGTTTGCAGGCGCGTCGTCATGTCGAAGCTGATTTACTAACGTATGCAGAACAGCGCGCACTGGAAATCGGTATCACGATCGCCGGTGGGGCGAATGTGATTTTGCTGGATGAACCAACTGCGGGTATGAGTCGTTCTGAATCTGATGCGGCAGTCGAGTTGATACACAAGGTAACAGTAGGCAAAACCTTGTTGATGGTCGAGCACGATATGGATGTGGTGTTTGGCCTGGCAGATCAGATTGCGGTGCTGGTATATGGTGAAATCATTGCCTGCGATACGCCGGGCAATATTCGCAATAACGCATTGGTACAGGAAGCCTATCTGGGCAACACGATCACAACGGCAGGTGCACTATGA
- a CDS encoding ABC transporter ATP-binding protein translates to MSALLEIKNLNAFYDKSHVLHGVDLVINQGEIVSLLGRNGVGRSTTVKAAMGLVAATGSIRFKGEKILGLKTFQIAHKGLGYVAESRDIFPTLTVAQNLLLGEKKGTQSRWTTDDMYQLFPRLKERQHVQAGVLSGGEQQMLALCRTLMGDPDLIMIDEPTEGLAPQMVALVAEFLKELVKRGVSVLLIEQKLAIALEISQRVYVMGHGKIVFEGTPQALQADAAIRQEWLGV, encoded by the coding sequence ATGAGCGCGCTGCTGGAAATCAAAAATCTGAATGCCTTTTACGACAAGAGTCATGTGCTGCATGGCGTTGATCTTGTCATCAATCAGGGCGAGATAGTCAGTCTGCTGGGACGCAACGGCGTAGGGCGTTCCACTACGGTAAAAGCGGCGATGGGTTTGGTAGCCGCGACGGGCTCGATACGCTTTAAAGGTGAAAAAATCCTTGGCCTGAAAACCTTCCAAATTGCACACAAGGGTTTGGGCTATGTGGCGGAAAGCCGCGATATCTTTCCAACGCTGACGGTTGCGCAAAACCTTTTGCTTGGTGAAAAGAAGGGCACGCAATCGCGCTGGACGACAGACGATATGTACCAACTGTTTCCGCGCTTGAAGGAACGTCAGCATGTGCAAGCTGGCGTGCTCTCTGGCGGCGAGCAGCAAATGCTAGCCTTGTGCCGCACGCTGATGGGTGATCCCGATTTGATCATGATTGACGAACCAACCGAAGGCTTGGCACCGCAAATGGTGGCCTTGGTTGCTGAATTCTTGAAAGAACTGGTGAAGCGCGGCGTATCGGTTTTGCTGATAGAACAGAAGCTCGCGATTGCGCTGGAAATCTCGCAACGCGTCTATGTGATGGGACACGGAAAAATCGTGTTTGAGGGAACGCCGCAAGCCTTGCAGGCAGATGCCGCAATCAGACAGGAATGGTTGGGAGTCTGA
- a CDS encoding branched-chain amino acid ABC transporter permease produces the protein MSVRTSFNISRWIVWGGFALILLIAPLVFSKGASLSVLCQMGTFIIFALSYNMLLGQGGMLSFGHAVYSGLGAFCAIHAINLATAGSLSIPITLIPLVGGIAGLFFGALFGYVTTKKSGTTFAMITLGIVELVFACSLMFPGFFGGEGGIFTNRVIGQPFFGITYGPQIEVYYLIAFWLFISTVAMFAYTQTPLGRMMNAVRDNPERAEFVGYDPQWVRYMTLMLSAFFAGISGGLTVINFEIVSAENVSALRSGLILLFTFIGGIGFFFGPILGTIVGVFLTVVLSNYTSAWQLYLGVFFVLIVMFAPGGIAGVIMQMVRLVKYGQFQPLLPQLAIAALVWLLITCGFVLMVEMLYHLTMDAAHGSVVNFFGLMIDAEGMRGWLWAVALIVIGFSAWLRVRGKLRSTWSAVHLEIENMQQVQS, from the coding sequence TTGAGCGTGCGTACATCTTTCAATATCAGCCGTTGGATAGTCTGGGGCGGTTTCGCACTCATCCTGTTGATTGCACCCTTAGTCTTCAGCAAAGGCGCATCGCTATCGGTGTTGTGCCAGATGGGCACTTTCATTATTTTTGCCTTGTCGTACAACATGCTGTTGGGGCAGGGCGGCATGCTGTCCTTTGGCCATGCGGTGTATTCAGGATTGGGCGCGTTTTGCGCTATCCATGCGATCAATCTGGCGACGGCAGGCAGCTTGTCTATTCCGATCACGCTGATTCCTTTGGTCGGCGGGATTGCCGGACTTTTCTTTGGTGCACTGTTCGGTTACGTCACGACGAAAAAATCAGGCACTACCTTTGCCATGATTACGCTGGGTATCGTGGAGCTGGTTTTCGCCTGTTCACTGATGTTTCCTGGCTTCTTCGGCGGTGAGGGTGGAATTTTCACGAATCGCGTGATAGGTCAACCTTTCTTCGGTATCACTTACGGCCCGCAGATAGAGGTCTATTACCTGATCGCATTCTGGTTGTTTATCAGTACGGTAGCGATGTTTGCATACACGCAAACGCCGCTGGGTCGCATGATGAATGCAGTACGCGACAATCCTGAACGTGCGGAATTTGTTGGTTACGATCCGCAATGGGTGCGTTATATGACGCTCATGCTGTCGGCATTCTTTGCCGGTATCTCTGGTGGTTTGACGGTGATCAATTTTGAAATCGTCAGTGCCGAGAATGTGAGCGCTTTGCGTTCCGGCCTCATTCTTCTATTCACTTTCATCGGTGGTATCGGTTTCTTCTTCGGTCCTATTCTGGGCACGATAGTTGGCGTGTTTTTGACTGTAGTGCTGTCCAATTACACGAGTGCATGGCAGCTTTATCTGGGTGTCTTCTTCGTTTTGATCGTGATGTTTGCGCCTGGAGGAATTGCGGGCGTGATCATGCAAATGGTGCGTTTGGTGAAGTATGGGCAATTTCAACCCTTGCTGCCGCAGCTTGCGATCGCAGCGCTGGTCTGGTTATTGATTACATGCGGTTTCGTGCTGATGGTCGAGATGCTGTATCACCTGACCATGGACGCAGCACACGGTAGCGTGGTGAATTTTTTTGGCTTGATGATCGATGCGGAAGGAATGCGCGGCTGGCTGTGGGCTGTTGCATTGATCGTTATTGGTTTCTCAGCATGGTTGCGTGTGCGTGGGAAATTGCGAAGTACGTGGAGCGCAGTCCATCTTGAAATTGAAAATATGCAGCAGGTGCAATCATGA